One genomic segment of Helianthus annuus cultivar XRQ/B chromosome 14, HanXRQr2.0-SUNRISE, whole genome shotgun sequence includes these proteins:
- the LOC110907683 gene encoding glutathione S-transferase T3-like, translating into MNPFNRGFIPPRSSGNPTRPVAPVPTRPNPFGSGFLDYNQQSPGFMNLLNQPLSWDPNLYGWNPSQNMDGLGSSQAFGSAQAFGSPLREPDVVPETQPEVPDTQPETQKGKGKAKRAHKKKVETNTRTKKNVQTWEPEEEYALTRAFIDVSEDPVIANNQSKTVFWNRIRELFFELMGRGEYRLPDSISGKWTDINKRCTNFQTVYQRLYSGWKSGSSDEDITQEALVEYTEANGHFPYMKCWQILRHSPKWAVVTTPSGRSGNTRPSKRSKTNESGEPETPTSDARNIGLDEDIPDDEPVEELPRPPGRKSRAKKPESSSMSMGTDMSHAFSEINKRLQDIHELGNKRLEENEKVTEIMRDRQWAHDFDFYSKPHDHLTGKALKMALAQKERIEKKYNL; encoded by the exons ATGAATCCATTCAACCGGGGCTTCATTCCTCCGCGATCTAGTGGCAATCCTACTCGTCCCGTGGCACCGGTTCCCACTAGACCCAATCCTTTCGGCTCCGGTTTTCTCGACTACAATCAACAAAGTCCCGGGTTCATGAATCTTTTGAACCAACCGCTATCATGGGACCCTAATCTCTACGGGTGGAACCCAAGTCAAAACATGGATGGGTTGGGGTCGTCTCAAGCGTTTGGGTCGGCTCAAGCGTTCGGCTCCCCACTACGCGAACCCGATGTTGttccggagacgcaacccgaggTACCGGATACGCAACCGGAGAcgcaaaaaggaaaaggaaaagcaaAACGGGCACATAAAAAGAAAGTTGAAACCAACACCCGAACGAAAAAAAATGTGCAAACGTGGGAGCCCGAAGAGGAGTATGCGTTAACCCGCGCTTTCATCGATGTTTCGGAGGACCCGGTCATag caaacaatcaaagtaaaaCCGTATTTTGGAACCGAATACGAGAACTCTTTTTCGAGCTCATGGGTAGGGGAGAATACCGCCTACCGGACTCTATATCGGGGAAATGGACCGATATAAACAAGAGgtgcacaaactttcaaaccgtgTACCAACGCTTGTATTCCGGATGGAAAAGTGGAAGTAGCGATGAAGACATTACGCAAGAGGCATTGGTCGAGTATACGGAGGCTAATGGCCATTTCCCGTACATGAAGTGTTGGCAAATCCTTCGCCATAGCCCCAAATGGGCCGTCGTAACTACTCCTAGTGGTCGTTCGGGAAATACACGGCCATCAAAGAGGTCCAAAACAAACGAGTCCGGTGAACCCGAAACGCCAACCTCCGACGCTCGAAACATCGGCTTGGACGAGGATATTCCGGATGACGAGCCGGTGGAGGAGCTACCAAGACCGCCCGGAAGAAAAAGCCGGGCGAAAAAACCCGAGTCCTCGTCGATGTCTATGGGAACGGATATGAGTCACGCATTTTCGGAGATAAACAAGCGGCTTCAAGACATACACGAACTCGGTAACAAACGTTTGGAGGAGAACGAAAAAGTTACGGAGATTATGCGGGATCGACAATGGGCTCACGACTTTGACTTCTACTCCAAACCGCATGACCACTTAACGGGAAAAGCTTTGAAAATGGCGTTGGCTCAAAAGGAGcggattgaaaaaaaatataatctttga